The following are from one region of the Planctomycetia bacterium genome:
- a CDS encoding DUF1573 domain-containing protein has product MKISVLVSIVLGFGAVVAALGLMATYGVIPKELTPTEKALKQLEEMELTPVSEAKVSLETETDLIDFGTLEEGVQVTRDFPLKNFGTDPLRLTLKPSCGCIRVKDREIEIPPGETLIVPITIVTNDLYGIVNDKKVLIHSRDASQKQLMAININAVVTRPLEISPPKVTFNRLLADDTVTRETKVYAQHDRDFEITGFRLSRPDTADHFDVAYRRLEPSELPEDGKHGWLVTVTVKPGLPTGSFRQGVELTTTLEKALDTQLEVEGNVVNDIAIVAIGGNFVPKFNLLTLGALHQAQGGQAKLKMLIAGEYADKIELGEPVCEPEFVKVTLGERKLLNNGAASEIPIEIEIPPQSPLISKMGKARDEMGRITIPTNHPSMKEVHILLNFAVEN; this is encoded by the coding sequence ACCGAAAAGGCGTTGAAGCAGCTCGAGGAAATGGAACTCACGCCCGTTTCCGAAGCAAAGGTCTCGCTAGAAACCGAGACCGACCTGATCGACTTCGGCACGCTTGAGGAGGGCGTCCAGGTCACCCGCGATTTTCCCCTGAAGAACTTCGGGACCGATCCGCTCCGACTGACGCTCAAGCCCTCCTGTGGCTGCATCCGCGTCAAAGACCGGGAAATTGAGATTCCGCCGGGCGAGACGCTGATCGTCCCGATCACCATTGTCACCAACGATCTCTACGGGATTGTGAATGACAAGAAGGTGTTGATCCACAGCCGGGACGCTAGTCAAAAACAATTGATGGCGATCAACATCAACGCCGTGGTGACGCGGCCGTTGGAGATCAGTCCGCCGAAAGTAACGTTCAATCGCTTGTTGGCCGATGACACCGTGACGCGCGAGACCAAAGTCTATGCCCAGCACGATCGTGATTTCGAGATCACCGGCTTTCGACTCAGCAGGCCCGACACAGCCGACCACTTCGACGTCGCCTATCGCCGCTTGGAACCGTCGGAATTGCCAGAAGACGGCAAGCACGGCTGGCTGGTGACCGTGACCGTGAAGCCGGGTTTGCCGACCGGCAGCTTCAGGCAGGGCGTCGAACTGACCACGACGTTGGAAAAAGCCCTCGACACGCAACTGGAAGTCGAGGGAAACGTCGTGAATGACATCGCCATCGTAGCGATTGGCGGAAACTTCGTGCCTAAATTCAACTTGCTCACGTTGGGCGCATTGCACCAGGCGCAGGGGGGGCAGGCCAAGCTCAAGATGCTGATCGCCGGCGAGTATGCCGACAAGATCGAACTGGGCGAACCCGTCTGTGAGCCGGAGTTCGTCAAAGTCACGTTGGGCGAGCGGAAGTTGCTCAACAACGGCGCGGCCAGCGAAATCCCCATCGAGATCGAGATTCCCCCTCAAAGTCCGCTGATCAGTAAGATGGGCAAGGCCAGGGACGAGATGGGGCGGATCACGATTCCGACGAATCATCCCAGTATGAAGGAAGTCCACATCCTGCTAAATTTCGCCGTCGAGAATTGA